Genomic window (Leishmania infantum JPCM5 genome chromosome 27):
GGTTGCCGCTAATCACCGTTTGGTCAGTGCGCATGTTGTCGGACATCTCCAGGTACGTGTTCAAGTACCACCGCGGTGCCACATGGTCCGTCAgctcggtgctgctggcgtctTTGGACGTCTCCACGTACATGAGTGGTTCGGTGTTCACATCGTCCTGGCGAGTGTTGATGCCCTGTGCCGTAAACTGCGGCTTCTTGAACTGCTGCTCCACTGGAATCTTGTCcaggcgcggcagctgcttgGCCACGTACCGGACAGGTGCTTCACGCACGGGcttcgcagctgcagcgcccaTTGTTCTCTTCTGCTTTTCTCAGCTGCGAGCTGGGCTCTCTTATTCTGCCACCGCAGTAGCTGTCAGTGCTGCCCGTCTCGCTAACTTGACGCTGCTTTATGTCTTTTTCGCCGCCCCCCtcagccccccctccccaaagGTGAGCGAGGGCGTATTTGCTTGGACGTTTGCGTGCGAGTAGACAAGTTGGCGTCGGTGTGGGAGAGCAAGGtacagcaccgcctcctgaATGCACctgtgcacacacaccgacagagagagacagttTAACCGTTGGCCGCTTCGGTGTAACACGCAGCGCTTAGCACACAGGAAACAGAAAACGGAAGAGGGACAAGGAAATAATGAAGGGCGTAAAAGAACGGCGCCCTTGGGACATACGACAGTgacaggaggagggaaaggggcACGGCTGGATGCGCCTTCCCTCGCACTATCGAGTGACATGCGCCCCAGCGCACAGCACAGAATCGTCCCCTGCCTCCACTCTCCTTTTATCTCGCTCCTtatcccttcctccctcccttcgcACTTGCGGTGGGCACACCGTCCACACGTTGGTCAGCCACATGTGTCCTTACTTGTCGAGAAATTCGCGGGTGCGTGCAATGAACCCATTGCCACGTGAAGCCACCCCCACTCACATACTTGCTCGCACGTCAACAACTCTTGAGGGGCTGTGACGAGACTGAAGAAAATATGTGGGTAGCGCAGCACAAAACTCCCTTCGAGTACACAAGCTCTCATCACtgccagagagagaggctcAGAGCAGTGCAAGGGAAGGGAACAACAAGAACACAGATCATTGCCTCGGCGATGAGAAGAAGCTGGAcaggaaggggagagaaagaggaagagagggcggaAGCACGGGAAGCGGAGAGCAGCTCCAAGCAGGCTGTGCATCAaaacgcagagagagagggagtccCAAACGCAGTACGCCAGCCCGAGGACCATTATGGCTCTCAACAGCCATCGTTCCTTTCCCTTTGCATCGATcacagcgcatgcgcacaatCAGGACGGCTATTGGTGTCACGCCTCCACCTTCAGGAGCACCTTCTGCCGCTTGCTTACATTTTTCCAGGCATTCCtttcttcgctttcttttgtttttcgtgtgctgctggcgaTGCAGCAAGCCCATcaacggaggaggatgagacacacgcaccaccaaggaggaggggaacCTAAGAGCGTAACCAAAAAAAACGAGATAGCCCGGAAAAAAAActcaaaaagaaaaacaaagagatGGATCTATGATGCGCCTTCGGGCACGTGTGCCTCAGAAGAGCGTACAGTCAGCCACGGGCAAGCATGATGGCGCGCTTTACTTCTTCTTCGCGGCCTTCTTCGCAGCCTTCTTCGCCGGCTTCTTCGCAGCCTTCTTCGCCGGCTTCTTCGCGACCTTCTTCGCGACCTTCTTCGCCGGCTTCTTCGCGGCCTTCTTCGCAGCCTTCTTCGCCGGCTTCTTCGGCGTAGCCACCTTCCTCACCGCCTTCTTTGCTCCGGCCTTCTTCGCCCcggccttcttcgccgcggCCTTCTTCGCAGCCGTCTTCTTCGGCGACGAGCGAGGAGACTTCTGCGGCGAGGTCATGGCAGCGGAAagggcagcaacggcggaATCAGAGGACATCCTTAAAGGGGCGGTTTGTTGGAGCGAAAGAGGTGTAAACACGGTGCGGGGAGAGCTGTGAGTGGCGGGACGACAGAGAAGAGCTGGCGTCGTAGGGTGTGATGAGTGCAGGCGGGGGTAGgtgcggggagggaggtggcggcgtgtgcgtcgacACCGAAACACGAAAGAGGACGGGGGAGAAAAGAGCGGGTACAGTGAAGACTGCAGCGCGGGCAGCGATGGAGAATGACAGGGAgtcggagagcgagagagcgagcgagtcGCGCCGTTGGCGGACACATCACGTCACCCGCTCCCTGCCCTCCAGTctgcagcacacacagacacgcacgcgccgtgACGGCGTCCTGCTCGTGGACAGTAAGCAGGGGAATGGCAAGCACGCAAGAGCGAGGGCGTGtccgtctgtgtgtgtgtgtgtgtgggacaTGGCGAGCCTGGCAGTGTGTCGGGTCCAACACGGCAGCACGCTCGCTCTTTCGGTGTgcccgcgtgtgtgcgcatcgcGCACTGCTGTCGCGGCGGGTACGGCATTCACAGTGCTCGTTCTCGCCATATCGTATGTTTCTTGAGAGGTACGCAACGGCTAGCGTACGCTTCTCATGTATCGCACCAAGAGGGCCTGTGCGCAGGGAAGCAACGCatcgagagagaaaagagaggcaACAAGAAAacggggaagagagaaaaccAGCAAGAGACAGGAGGAGCcgccagcacgcacacactcatgcgccaccaccggcaatAGACCGCCATCAGCCACCGACAGTGCCGCTCGTCGCCTcagacagagggagaaaaaaaaaacatgaaAGGCACGGGAGAGGGTTGGGAGGAGATACAGCgggtgcgcgcacacgagcGCACGAGAGGAGAGTAGTGAGGAGAGCGCAAACACAACAAAGACGGAGaaagcacaaaaaaagagacacGGCAGTGAGCCACCAAACGTGCGGAGAAGGGCAGAGGCGAGGGGTGCGCGATGATGCcggggagaggcggggggagACCAATCGGAGAGGGGTGAGCGTGCCAAAGAGGTCGGCAAGGAGGAGCACAGTGGAAAGCACTGATCAAGCAAAGAGTGggggcggtg
Coding sequences:
- a CDS encoding putative histone H1: MSSDSAVAALSAAMTSPQKSPRSSPKKTAAKKAAAKKAGAKKAGAKKAVRKVATPKKPAKKAAKKAAKKPAKKVAKKVAKKPAKKAAKKPAKKAAKKAAKKK